In Merismopedia glauca CCAP 1448/3, the following proteins share a genomic window:
- a CDS encoding serine/threonine-protein kinase, which yields MGWVAGQKLHGDRYIIQRELGKGGFGVTYLAKTKKGNVVVIKSVKDEVFTDSQISSLNRDKLLRDFRDEALRLALCRHPHIVQIDNAFYEGSLPCIVMEYVEGEDLSEIVDRRGSLPEDEAVNYIWQIGQALAVIHEKGFLHRDIKPQNIMIRAGKPEAVLIDFGVAREFVTDVTMMHTQTLTNGFAPIEQYAPQARRGEYTDIYALAATLYYVLTKQIPLPAPAMAASIPLTPPKQINSQISDRVSQGILKGMAFAGENRPQSVEAWLELIKPSQNSPPSPPLTSEPIPSKPPSEPPFSERRKVLLVSEVGVDYNQLKNLLAAQKWREADEETRRVMLKVAHREKEGWLDSKSIELFPCKDLETIDRLWVQASGGRFGFSVQKRVWESVGGQPGADWETYCRFGDRVGWRINGNWLNNTIAFDPMGSIGHLPICSRFSGLFWVRVISSLVARLESCEI from the coding sequence ATGGGTTGGGTAGCTGGGCAAAAGTTACATGGCGATCGCTATATTATCCAAAGAGAGTTGGGTAAAGGTGGTTTTGGCGTAACTTACCTTGCCAAAACCAAAAAGGGTAATGTAGTAGTGATCAAGAGTGTTAAAGATGAGGTTTTTACTGATTCTCAAATATCTTCGCTGAATAGAGACAAACTGTTGCGAGATTTTCGAGATGAAGCTTTGCGACTGGCGTTATGCAGACATCCTCATATCGTCCAGATCGATAATGCTTTTTATGAAGGTTCGCTCCCATGCATTGTGATGGAATATGTGGAGGGAGAAGATTTATCTGAAATTGTTGATCGCAGAGGTTCGCTACCAGAAGATGAGGCTGTCAATTACATTTGGCAAATCGGTCAAGCCTTAGCGGTGATTCATGAAAAAGGCTTTTTACATCGAGACATCAAGCCACAAAATATCATGATCCGAGCCGGTAAACCAGAAGCTGTTTTGATTGACTTTGGAGTAGCGCGGGAATTTGTCACAGATGTGACTATGATGCATACCCAAACCCTGACTAATGGTTTTGCACCCATAGAACAGTATGCTCCTCAAGCCAGAAGGGGTGAGTATACAGATATTTATGCCCTAGCAGCCACTTTGTACTATGTTTTGACCAAACAAATCCCTTTACCAGCCCCTGCGATGGCGGCAAGTATTCCCCTGACTCCGCCCAAACAGATTAATTCCCAAATTAGCGATCGCGTTAGTCAAGGCATACTCAAAGGAATGGCGTTTGCTGGGGAAAATCGCCCTCAATCAGTGGAAGCTTGGCTAGAACTAATTAAACCGTCCCAAAATTCCCCGCCTTCACCTCCTCTTACCTCAGAACCTATACCTAGCAAACCTCCGTCTGAGCCTCCTTTCTCAGAACGGCGAAAAGTCTTGTTGGTGTCAGAAGTTGGAGTTGACTACAATCAGCTTAAAAACCTCCTGGCGGCTCAAAAATGGCGCGAAGCCGATGAAGAAACCCGAAGAGTCATGCTCAAAGTGGCACATCGCGAAAAGGAAGGTTGGTTGGATTCCAAATCAATTGAGTTATTTCCCTGTAAAGATTTAGAAACCATAGATCGTCTCTGGGTACAAGCTAGTGGGGGTCGATTTGGCTTTAGCGTCCAGAAACGAGTTTGGGAAAGTGTTGGCGGACAACCTGGTGCTGATTGGGAAACCTATTGTCGGTTTGGAGATCGCGTTGGCTGGCGTATCAATGGTAATTGGCTCAATAACACCATTGCTTTCGATCCAATGGGTTCTATCGGACATTTGCCCATTTGCAGCCGCTTTTCTGGCTTGTTTTGGGTCAGGGTAATTTCGTCTTTAGTGGCTAGATTAGAAAGTTGTGAAATTTGA
- a CDS encoding AbrB/MazE/SpoVT family DNA-binding domain-containing protein: MQIKLRKVGNSIGTSFPKEVLDRFGLKEGDTLDLIVNNDGIQLVAHDPNFDRVMAAYKAGASQYRNALRELADG, encoded by the coding sequence ATGCAAATTAAGCTGAGAAAAGTTGGTAACTCAATCGGTACGAGTTTTCCTAAAGAAGTTTTGGATCGGTTTGGACTCAAGGAAGGAGATACATTAGATCTAATTGTCAACAATGATGGGATTCAACTAGTTGCCCACGATCCGAATTTTGATCGCGTGATGGCAGCATACAAAGCTGGAGCTAGCCAATATCGAAATGCCCTCAGAGAGTTGGCGGATGGCTGA